The following coding sequences lie in one Lysobacter capsici genomic window:
- a CDS encoding Gfo/Idh/MocA family protein, with protein MNRRDFLATSATASTLLASSAFTPAFARTRSKLRIGLIGVGMRGQVHLTELLRREDVEVTALCDVEPIMLDRSLAMIAKAGKAKPATYGADGDLDAYRAMLAKGGLDAVIIATPWEFHAAQAIAAMQAKVAVGCEVVAGLTLDDHWQVLRAQQSTGTPYMLLENVCYRRDVLAALNMVRQGLFGEIVHLQGGYQHDLRGVKFNSGNPDQPYGSGVEFGPKAWSEARWRTEHSVKRDGDLYPSHGIGPCAMAIDIHRGNRFTHLSAFSSKPRGLHDYIVKKAGPEHPNAKVKFKLGDMVTTQLLCENGETIVLQHDTSLPRPYSLGFRVQGTDGLWMDVNDSIHIEGKSQPHKWDKADDWFAKYDHPLWQRFASAAADAGHGGMDFFVIHAFVEALKADAPMPIDIYDAIAWSAITPLSEQSIAEHKTLEFPDFTNGKWKDRKPIFALNDRY; from the coding sequence ATGAACCGACGCGATTTTCTCGCCACCTCCGCGACCGCGAGCACGCTGCTGGCCAGCAGCGCGTTCACTCCGGCGTTCGCGCGCACCCGTTCGAAGCTGCGGATCGGCCTGATCGGCGTGGGCATGCGCGGCCAGGTCCATCTGACCGAGCTGCTGCGCCGCGAGGACGTGGAAGTGACTGCGTTGTGCGATGTCGAGCCGATCATGCTCGATCGTTCGCTGGCGATGATCGCCAAGGCCGGCAAGGCCAAGCCCGCGACCTACGGCGCCGACGGCGACCTCGACGCTTACCGCGCGATGCTGGCCAAGGGCGGGCTGGACGCGGTGATCATCGCCACGCCGTGGGAATTCCACGCCGCGCAGGCGATCGCGGCGATGCAGGCGAAGGTCGCGGTGGGTTGCGAGGTGGTCGCCGGCCTCACCCTCGACGATCATTGGCAGGTGCTGCGCGCCCAGCAGAGCACCGGCACGCCGTACATGCTCCTGGAAAACGTGTGCTATCGCCGCGACGTGCTGGCCGCGCTCAACATGGTGCGGCAAGGCCTGTTCGGCGAGATCGTGCATCTGCAGGGCGGCTACCAGCACGATCTGCGCGGGGTCAAGTTCAACAGCGGCAATCCCGACCAGCCCTACGGCAGCGGCGTGGAGTTCGGCCCGAAGGCGTGGTCGGAAGCGCGTTGGCGCACCGAGCATTCGGTCAAGCGCGACGGCGATCTGTATCCGAGCCATGGCATCGGCCCGTGCGCGATGGCGATCGACATCCATCGCGGCAACCGTTTCACCCATCTGAGCGCGTTCTCGAGCAAGCCGCGCGGCCTGCACGATTACATCGTCAAGAAGGCCGGGCCGGAGCATCCGAACGCGAAGGTCAAGTTCAAACTCGGCGATATGGTCACCACTCAGCTGCTGTGCGAAAACGGCGAGACCATCGTGCTGCAGCACGACACCTCGCTGCCGCGGCCGTATTCGCTGGGGTTCCGCGTGCAGGGCACCGACGGCCTGTGGATGGACGTCAACGATTCGATCCATATCGAAGGCAAGAGCCAGCCGCACAAGTGGGACAAGGCCGACGACTGGTTCGCCAAGTACGATCACCCGCTGTGGCAGCGCTTCGCCAGCGCCGCCGCCGATGCCGGTCACGGCGGCATGGACTTCTTCGTCATCCATGCCTTCGTCGAGGCGCTCAAGGCCGATGCACCGATGCCGATCGACATCTATGACGCGATCGCCTGGAGCGCGATCACGCCGCTGTCGGAACAGTCGATCGCCGAACACAAGACCCTGGAGTTCCCGGACTTCACCAACGGCAAGTGGAAGGACCGCAAGCCGATCTTCGCCTTGAACGATCGTTACTGA
- a CDS encoding amino acid deaminase, with protein sequence MNDALRELAQQWLHPGTKGLALQRPLRQDTLGELGLNVLDGLLSYPVAVLRQSTLDHNIAWMRDFAERADALLAPHGKTTMSPQLFQAQLDAGAWAITLATIPQLRVAHRFGVKRVLLANQPVAIADIESLAALLRDEADFQAWVLVDSSPGVQRLNQVMQHVAPQRRLPVLIELGAEGGRAGVRGLDAATQLAREVHAASHLSLAGIEGYEGLWVGGDRDADLQRVQSLLSRMVALTRRCDAEHLFDGDEILISAGGSAYFDFVADAFNTVGDTSRPLRRVLRSGCYLTSDHGFYHGLQQEMRTRHDASFRHGLQPALEVWAMVQSRPEPGLALLTLGKRDASYDIDLPRPLSWHRPGHAAPRPMRDARIVKMNDQHAYLELPAEHPLQVGDLVGTGISHPCTTFDKWPLMLLTDDGYRVTGAINTLF encoded by the coding sequence ATGAACGACGCGCTGCGCGAGCTCGCGCAACAGTGGCTGCACCCCGGCACCAAGGGCCTGGCCCTGCAGCGGCCGCTACGCCAAGACACGCTCGGCGAATTGGGCCTCAACGTGCTCGACGGACTGCTGTCCTATCCGGTCGCGGTGCTGCGGCAATCCACGCTGGATCACAACATCGCCTGGATGCGCGACTTCGCCGAACGCGCCGATGCGTTGCTCGCGCCGCACGGCAAGACCACGATGAGCCCGCAGTTGTTCCAGGCCCAACTCGACGCCGGCGCCTGGGCGATCACCCTGGCGACGATCCCGCAACTGCGCGTGGCCCATCGCTTCGGCGTCAAGCGGGTGCTGCTAGCCAACCAGCCGGTGGCGATCGCCGACATCGAAAGCCTGGCCGCGCTGCTGCGCGACGAGGCCGATTTCCAGGCCTGGGTGCTGGTCGATTCCAGCCCCGGCGTGCAGCGCTTGAATCAGGTGATGCAGCACGTCGCGCCGCAGCGGCGCCTGCCGGTGCTGATCGAACTCGGCGCCGAGGGCGGACGCGCCGGTGTGCGTGGCCTCGATGCCGCGACGCAGCTCGCGCGCGAGGTGCATGCGGCTTCGCATCTGTCGCTGGCCGGGATCGAAGGCTACGAAGGCCTATGGGTCGGCGGCGATCGCGATGCCGACCTGCAACGCGTGCAATCGTTGTTGAGCCGGATGGTCGCACTGACCCGACGCTGCGATGCCGAACACTTGTTCGACGGCGACGAGATCCTGATCAGTGCCGGCGGCTCGGCCTATTTCGATTTCGTCGCCGATGCGTTCAACACCGTGGGCGATACCTCGCGTCCGCTGCGCCGGGTACTGCGCTCGGGCTGCTATCTGACCTCGGACCACGGTTTCTACCATGGCTTGCAGCAGGAAATGCGCACCCGCCACGACGCCAGTTTCCGCCACGGCCTGCAACCTGCGCTGGAGGTATGGGCGATGGTGCAGTCGCGCCCCGAACCCGGGCTGGCGCTGCTGACCCTGGGCAAGCGCGACGCGTCCTACGACATCGACCTGCCGCGTCCGCTGAGCTGGCATCGCCCCGGGCACGCGGCGCCACGTCCGATGCGCGATGCGCGCATCGTCAAGATGAACGACCAACACGCCTATCTGGAACTGCCGGCCGAGCATCCGCTGCAGGTCGGCGACCTGGTCGGCACCGGCATCTCGCATCCATGCACCACCTTCGACAAGTGGCCGCTGATGCTGCTGACCGACGACGGTTATCGCGTCACCGGGGCGATCAATACGTTGTTCTGA
- a CDS encoding nuclear transport factor 2 family protein: MNRLVPAAALTAMLCAGIAGSALAAPPAKAVASPTASVETAKSAAPDSEATKGDPAKGGALYDTVAALDTQMFDSFNHCDDPAQFERHRALYDEKVEFYHDNGGVTWTREEMLVNVRKNVCGKFRRELIPGTLRVYPIKDFGAMEIGEHRFCATGETTCAGRGEFILVWHRVGERWQVTRAISYAHRPND; the protein is encoded by the coding sequence ATGAACCGACTCGTTCCAGCCGCGGCCCTGACCGCGATGCTCTGCGCCGGCATCGCCGGTTCCGCGCTCGCCGCGCCGCCGGCAAAGGCGGTCGCCAGCCCCACGGCCTCGGTCGAAACGGCCAAGTCCGCCGCGCCCGATAGCGAGGCCACCAAAGGCGACCCCGCAAAAGGCGGCGCCCTGTACGACACCGTCGCCGCGCTGGACACGCAGATGTTCGATTCGTTCAATCACTGCGACGATCCGGCCCAGTTCGAGCGCCATCGCGCGCTGTACGACGAGAAGGTCGAGTTCTATCACGACAACGGCGGCGTCACCTGGACGCGCGAGGAAATGCTGGTCAACGTGCGCAAGAACGTATGCGGAAAATTCCGCCGCGAGTTGATTCCGGGGACCTTGCGGGTGTACCCGATCAAGGATTTCGGCGCGATGGAAATCGGCGAACACCGCTTCTGCGCGACCGGCGAAACCACCTGCGCCGGGCGCGGCGAATTCATCCTGGTCTGGCATCGCGTCGGCGAGCGCTGGCAAGTCACTCGCGCGATCAGCTACGCGCACCGACCCAACGACTGA
- a CDS encoding PLP-dependent aminotransferase family protein, with translation MVKHAGSVFSVDVTGLQAQAGQPAYARICERIRGAIVSGALPPNARLPSSRTLAQDLGVARNTVDWALDQLVADGYIVRRRGAGSFVAAQLPERDVMPLARAMKTQADATPRRLSQRANALRAYPGHYASASAQAFTPSLPPIDLFPRDVWNRLLLREAGKAGGEYWEYGASNGLPALRSAIAAHASAMRAVRCSPEQVIVVTSTQQAVELAGKVVADPGDRAWCETPGYQPVQHCLRAVGVEVVTVPVDEHGLDVAVGVARAPDARLAYVTPAHQYPLGCEMSLPRREALLAWARQYDAYVIEDDYDGDYRYQGRPIASLQGLDDAGRVIYVGSFNKILFPGLRIAYAIVPEPLVAAFVDAKHTADGHTALLTQGVLAAFIHEGHLARHLRKTRTIYDERRLAFLQQARALDDVLAFGPAIAGMHVAAWFKGAMQIDDRAVAEACAREGIVVHPLSKYGRCEQPPHPHGGLVFGFAGATPARTRSGLQTVRRAIDAARA, from the coding sequence ATGGTCAAACATGCCGGTTCGGTGTTTTCCGTCGATGTGACCGGTCTGCAGGCGCAGGCCGGGCAGCCGGCGTACGCGCGGATCTGCGAACGCATCCGCGGCGCGATCGTCAGCGGCGCGCTGCCGCCGAACGCGCGCCTGCCGTCGAGCCGCACCCTCGCCCAGGACCTCGGCGTGGCCCGCAACACCGTCGACTGGGCGCTGGATCAACTGGTGGCCGACGGCTACATCGTGCGCCGCCGCGGCGCCGGCAGTTTCGTCGCCGCGCAGCTGCCCGAACGCGACGTGATGCCGCTCGCGCGCGCGATGAAAACGCAGGCCGACGCCACGCCGCGCCGCCTGTCGCAACGCGCGAACGCGTTGCGCGCGTATCCGGGCCACTACGCCTCCGCGTCGGCGCAGGCGTTCACGCCGTCGCTGCCACCGATCGATCTGTTTCCGCGCGACGTATGGAATCGCCTGCTGCTGCGCGAAGCCGGCAAGGCTGGCGGCGAGTACTGGGAATACGGCGCGAGCAACGGCCTGCCGGCGCTGCGCAGCGCGATCGCCGCGCACGCGTCGGCGATGCGCGCGGTGCGTTGTTCGCCCGAGCAGGTGATCGTGGTCACCAGCACCCAGCAGGCGGTGGAACTGGCCGGCAAGGTGGTCGCCGATCCGGGCGATCGCGCCTGGTGCGAAACGCCGGGGTATCAGCCGGTGCAGCACTGCCTGCGCGCGGTCGGCGTGGAGGTGGTGACGGTGCCGGTCGACGAACACGGACTGGATGTCGCGGTCGGCGTGGCGCGCGCGCCCGATGCGCGCCTGGCCTATGTCACGCCCGCGCATCAGTACCCGCTGGGCTGCGAGATGTCGCTGCCGCGGCGCGAGGCCTTGCTCGCGTGGGCGCGGCAGTACGACGCCTATGTGATCGAGGACGACTACGACGGCGACTACCGCTATCAAGGCCGCCCGATCGCCTCGCTGCAGGGCCTGGACGATGCCGGCCGGGTGATCTATGTCGGCAGCTTCAACAAGATCCTGTTTCCGGGGCTGCGCATCGCTTATGCGATCGTGCCCGAACCCCTGGTCGCCGCCTTCGTCGACGCCAAGCACACCGCCGACGGCCACACCGCGCTGCTGACGCAGGGCGTGCTCGCCGCGTTCATCCACGAAGGCCATCTCGCCCGTCATCTGCGCAAGACCCGGACGATCTACGACGAGCGACGCCTAGCGTTTCTCCAACAGGCGCGCGCGCTGGACGACGTGCTGGCCTTCGGGCCGGCCATCGCCGGCATGCACGTTGCGGCGTGGTTCAAGGGTGCGATGCAAATTGACGACCGCGCCGTCGCCGAGGCCTGCGCGCGCGAAGGCATCGTGGTGCATCCGCTGTCGAAATACGGCCGCTGCGAACAGCCGCCGCACCCACACGGCGGACTGGTGTTCGGCTTCGCCGGCGCGACGCCGGCGCGGACGCGTTCGGGACTGCAGACAGTGCGGCGCGCGATCGACGCGGCCCGCGCCTGA
- a CDS encoding sensor domain-containing diguanylate cyclase, producing MHRFWRSIWQLALILLGLTAAAVASAQPFALSRLEPSTDPPPARVLAGDYDARFVPVQGNEIAVLDRNWHWWRLVSTQDVPGDNAPQLVLTQPYRKFVGIWRVGATSPVRRSIHGKAADFRHSSRFLVFPLEGGLHKGEVIYLRAAAADVTASTLLVMPLDAVHRQDMSHIALRSVVLTALGVIALLAFGFWIGLKERGYAYLCLTLVVQTLNLAVEGGETRMIPWLGDIMPDRRTNVVLNTAAVLASVRFLMFFLDLRATQAPVAKLLNLCSWLLGGLLLVSMIHTWRASASFGNVVLLVVIGAIVYASAVAIGRRQREAYFLMLAWTPLMAVLIVLVGAYQRWWPSYGWLEYAYPVGLVLGGLGLLLGLAAKLQQLRRDHDSAKHRATYDRLTSVMTRAAIEEGMRQAIIEAHRASRPLTVVFFDIDHFKRINDEHGHSAGDEALRTVAERTRNRLRATDLCGRYGGDEILVGLPGTRLEQGLVVAEHLRRTISANPPSINGRVLPLSLSLGVAELRPGESFDQLLERADAALYASKAGGRDRVTVQQASAHDIAI from the coding sequence ATGCACCGGTTCTGGCGCTCCATCTGGCAGCTCGCGCTGATCCTGCTCGGTCTGACGGCCGCGGCGGTGGCATCGGCGCAGCCGTTCGCCCTGTCGCGCCTGGAGCCGTCGACCGATCCGCCGCCCGCGCGCGTGCTGGCCGGCGACTACGACGCGCGCTTCGTGCCGGTGCAGGGCAACGAGATCGCCGTGCTCGATCGCAACTGGCATTGGTGGCGGCTGGTCTCCACCCAGGACGTGCCCGGCGACAACGCGCCGCAACTGGTGCTGACCCAGCCCTACCGCAAGTTCGTCGGCATCTGGCGCGTGGGCGCGACCTCGCCGGTGCGCCGCTCGATCCACGGCAAGGCCGCGGACTTCCGTCACTCCTCGCGGTTCCTGGTGTTTCCGCTCGAAGGCGGCCTGCACAAGGGCGAGGTGATCTACCTGCGCGCCGCGGCCGCCGACGTCACCGCCTCGACCCTGCTGGTGATGCCGCTGGACGCGGTGCATCGCCAGGACATGAGCCACATCGCCCTGCGCAGCGTGGTGCTGACCGCGCTCGGGGTGATCGCGCTGCTCGCGTTCGGTTTCTGGATCGGCCTGAAGGAGCGCGGCTACGCCTACCTGTGCCTAACCCTGGTGGTGCAGACCCTGAACCTGGCGGTGGAGGGCGGCGAGACGCGGATGATTCCGTGGCTCGGCGACATCATGCCGGACCGGCGCACCAACGTCGTGCTGAACACCGCCGCGGTACTGGCCAGCGTGCGCTTCCTGATGTTCTTCCTCGACCTGCGCGCGACCCAGGCGCCGGTGGCGAAGCTGCTCAACCTGTGCAGCTGGCTGCTCGGCGGCCTGTTGCTGGTGTCGATGATCCACACCTGGCGGGCCAGCGCCTCGTTCGGCAACGTGGTGCTGCTGGTGGTGATCGGCGCGATCGTCTACGCCAGCGCGGTGGCGATCGGCCGGCGCCAGCGCGAAGCCTACTTCCTGATGCTGGCGTGGACGCCGCTGATGGCGGTGTTGATCGTGCTGGTCGGCGCGTATCAGCGCTGGTGGCCGTCGTACGGCTGGCTCGAATACGCCTACCCGGTCGGGCTGGTGCTCGGCGGCCTGGGCCTGCTGCTCGGCCTGGCGGCGAAGCTGCAGCAGCTGCGCCGCGATCACGACAGCGCCAAGCACCGCGCCACCTACGACCGCCTGACCAGCGTGATGACCCGCGCGGCGATCGAGGAAGGCATGCGCCAGGCGATCATCGAAGCGCATCGCGCCTCGCGGCCGTTGACCGTGGTGTTCTTCGACATCGACCACTTCAAGCGCATCAACGACGAACACGGCCACAGCGCCGGCGACGAAGCGCTGCGCACGGTCGCCGAACGCACCCGCAACCGGCTGCGCGCGACCGACCTGTGCGGCCGCTACGGCGGCGACGAAATCCTGGTCGGCCTGCCGGGCACGCGCCTGGAGCAGGGCCTGGTGGTGGCCGAGCATCTGCGCCGCACCATCAGCGCCAATCCGCCGAGCATCAACGGCCGGGTTCTGCCGCTGAGCCTGAGCCTGGGCGTGGCCGAGCTGCGCCCGGGCGAAAGTTTCGATCAGTTGCTCGAACGCGCCGACGCCGCGCTGTATGCGAGCAAGGCCGGCGGCCGCGATCGGGTGACGGTGCAGCAGGCGTCGGCGCACGACATCGCGATCTGA
- a CDS encoding D-amino acid dehydrogenase, with amino-acid sequence MKVLVLGSGVIGTTAAYYLARAGHRVTVVDRQAAPAMETSFANAGEVSPGYAAPWAGPGVPLKAIKWLAMRHRPLVIGNLLDPAMLGWCMAMLRNCTQARYRVNKARMVRLAEYSRDCLRELRADTGIGYDDRQQGTLQLFRTHKQLDDSGKDIEILREHGVAFELLGRDDYVRYEPALAQVRHKFVGALRLPFDETGDCFKFTQTLARMAQALGVEFRFGVNIQALQTQGEKMTGVQTDAGVLQADACLLALGSYSPLLLAPIGIRIPVYPVKGYSITVPIADPAHAPESTIMDETHKVAVTRLGDRIRVGGTAELAGYDGRLHDARRNTLLHVLTDLFPHGGDTCRVEFWSGLRPMTPDGTPVLGETPYSNLYLATGHGTLGWTMAAGTGRVMADLISGRAPQISLDGLTAARYRR; translated from the coding sequence ATCAAGGTTCTAGTTCTGGGCAGCGGCGTGATCGGAACCACCGCCGCGTACTACCTGGCCAGGGCCGGCCATCGGGTCACCGTCGTCGATCGCCAGGCGGCGCCGGCGATGGAAACCAGTTTCGCCAACGCCGGCGAGGTGTCGCCGGGCTACGCCGCACCGTGGGCCGGGCCGGGCGTGCCGCTGAAGGCGATCAAATGGCTGGCGATGCGGCACCGCCCGCTGGTGATCGGCAACCTGCTCGACCCGGCGATGCTGGGCTGGTGCATGGCCATGCTGCGCAACTGCACCCAAGCGCGTTACCGCGTCAACAAGGCGCGCATGGTGCGGCTGGCCGAGTACAGCCGCGATTGCCTGCGCGAGCTGCGCGCCGACACCGGCATCGGCTACGACGATCGCCAGCAGGGCACGCTGCAATTGTTCCGCACCCACAAGCAGCTCGACGACAGCGGCAAGGACATCGAGATCCTGCGCGAGCACGGCGTCGCCTTCGAACTGCTCGGGCGCGACGACTACGTCCGCTACGAGCCGGCGCTGGCGCAGGTCAGGCACAAGTTCGTCGGCGCGCTGCGGCTGCCCTTTGACGAGACCGGCGACTGCTTCAAGTTCACCCAGACTCTGGCGCGCATGGCGCAAGCGCTGGGCGTGGAGTTTCGTTTCGGCGTGAACATCCAGGCGTTGCAGACTCAGGGCGAGAAGATGACCGGCGTGCAGACCGATGCCGGCGTGCTGCAGGCCGATGCCTGCCTGCTGGCCTTGGGCAGTTATTCGCCGTTGCTGCTCGCGCCGATCGGCATCCGCATCCCGGTGTATCCGGTCAAGGGTTATTCGATCACCGTGCCGATCGCCGATCCGGCGCACGCGCCCGAATCGACGATCATGGACGAAACCCACAAGGTGGCGGTGACCCGCCTGGGCGATCGCATCCGGGTCGGCGGCACCGCCGAACTGGCCGGTTACGACGGCCGCCTGCACGACGCGCGGCGCAACACCCTGCTGCATGTGTTGACCGATCTGTTCCCGCACGGCGGCGATACTTGCCGCGTCGAATTCTGGAGCGGGCTGCGGCCGATGACGCCCGACGGCACGCCGGTGCTCGGCGAGACGCCGTATTCGAATCTGTACCTCGCCACCGGTCACGGCACCCTGGGCTGGACGATGGCGGCCGGCACCGGGCGGGTGATGGCCGACCTGATTTCCGGCCGCGCGCCGCAGATCAGCCTGGACGGGCTGACCGCGGCGCGCTACCGCCGCTGA